A window of Chryseobacterium sp. IHB B 17019 genomic DNA:
CTCTGAAAGATTTCTTCTTTAGTTTATGAAGGTGTCCGCTTCTGTATAATTTTCCTTCTTTTAATATTCTTCCATCGATATTTTTAATATCTCCGACAGTTCTGAAATTGTTGATTTTTTTAATTGCGATATGCGGTTCTGTTTCATATTGTCCGTATTCAGGTGTAGGAAAATTTTGTGTTTTACAGGAGAAAACACAGAATATTGAGATTATTAGAAATGAGATTTTGATAAGGTCTTTCATTTTTTATTTCCCACAGATTACACTGATTTGCAGAGATGTTTATGTATAAATTTATTAAGTTTTAGCTAAAGCCAATTGATGGAAATTATTTTTAAACTTTGTGTTTATTTGTAAAAAATATTCGTGTTATATTACAGATAATTTCTTCCAACAAAAATCAGTAAATCCCCTTTCTCATACTCAACCGCGATTTCATCTTCAACGGCAAAATTTCTCGTTCCTAGTTTTGATGTGATGCTTAAACTTCCGTTTTTCAGCAGCCAGTTCAAGCCTTTTGTAGTAATATTTTCAACTGACGGAAAGGGATATAGTGAAATCATTTTATTTTTAACTCCTTTTGTAGTAAAACTTTTCGGAATAAAGTAATATTCGGAAAATTCATCATAAAATTTTATGTTTAATTTATCCTTAAATCCGAAAGCTACGGTAAGATTTCCTAAAAAATGATCCTGTTCTCCTCCACTTCCCCCAAAAACATCAACATTTGTAAAATCTTTTTCAAGGATAATTTCTAAAGCTTTATGAAAATCCGTTTTTTCCTGATCCGGTGTGTAGATAAATTTTTCATCGTAAATATCTTCGTCTTTACCTGAATGCGAATCAAAATCACCTGAAATAAAATCTAATTTATTTAATGGGAAATTGAGTGTTTTCAGATAATGAAAAGCTCCGTCCGTACAGGCAATCAAGCCATAATTTTCCGGATTGGGAAAAGATTTCGGAGCGTCTCCATTGATGAAAAGTAGTGCTTTATCTTTCATTCGGGTTCCAGTATTCTTCCGGTTCGTTGTTGAGTTTTGAAACGTATCTCGCCAAAACAAAAAGATAATCTGAAAGCCTGTTTAAGTATTTAATCAGTTCCGGACGAACTTCTTCAGATTCGTTTAAGAAAACCAAAGATCGTTCTGCTCTTCGGCAAATGGTTCGTGCTGCATGCAAAAAAGTTGCTGATTTTCCACCTCCGGGAAGGATAAAATATTGAAGCGGTTCCAACTTTTCCTCAAAAGTATCCATCCAGTTTTCCAGTTCTTCGATCTCTGTGTCGGAAATCATTAATGTAAGTCGGGATTTTCCGTTGGCCAGCATTAATTTATCAACTGGTGTCGCGGCCTCCGAGCCCACTGTAAATAGATCAAATTGGATTTTTTTTAATTGCTGTAAAACTTCCGCATCCTCGATATGGCTTTTTGCAATCCCGATGAATGAATTCAGTTCGTCTATATTTCCGTAGCTGTCGACTCTTGCACTGGCTTTTGAAACCCTGGTTCCTCCGTACAGTGCTGTCTGACCTTTATCGCCTGTTTTGGTATAAATTTTCATAGTACTAAATTAGTTTTTTCTTTGAAGGTTGACAAGTTTTGGAATTTCAATATTTTATTTTTTGAATATCTAAAGCTATCCATAAAGTTTGTTTGGTATCTATATTTTGGAGATTGATAAAATTCGTAAACTGGTGGCTGTGGCTCTCGAAGTCACCACTATTTCTAATTCCAACCGCCACCTAGCCCAGATTGCAGCGGCATCCTTTTTTGTTGCGGCCGGAGCGAAGCGGAGGCCGTAACAAAAAAGATATAGCGAAAAGCTGGAAATAGCTTCTAAAAAAGGATGCGAGAGGTTTGAGGATAGAGGTCTGATGATTGAAAACAGATTTTTCCTTCGTCAGAATGACATATTTAATTGTTCTGCCTTTTTATCATGAAAGCAAAAGCGACCGATCTAAAAAGACCGGCCACTTCAAATTATTTATTTTTACCTAACAATGTCGTAAGTATACAGTCTTAACGGAAAAGTTTACATGATATTTTAAAAAATAAAAAATATTTTTCCAGAATCAAAATCCTACTGACAAACTGTTGTCATAGTCCTGTTTTATCTTTGTATCAACAATAACAAACAATATTAAAATTATGACAACTACAGCAACAATCACAAAAAAATTCATGACATCTGAACAGTTATTAGAGCACTGGCAAGGGCACAGAAACCTGACAAGAAGAGTAATCGAAATGTTTCCGGAAAAGGAGTTATTTGAGTTTTCTGTAGGCGGAATGAGACCTTTTGCGAAATTGGCCGTTGAGCTAATCAGCATCGGAGGACCTGCTTTGAAAGGAATCGTGGACAAAAATATGGAAGGCTACAATGAAGAGGGTTTTAACCCAAAAACGAAAGAAGATTTACTAAAAAAATGGGACGAGGAAACGGAAGTAATTAACGATTATTATGCTCAGATTTCTGAAGAACGTTTCCAGGAGACTTTCAATTTATTCGGTCAGTATGAGTTTCCGGTATATCAGAATATTTTATATTTCATTGATAATGAGATCCATCACCGTGGACAAGGATATGTTTACCTGAGAGCTTTGGGAATTGAACCGCCTTTTTTTTGGGAGAGATTTTAGGAGCATTAATGCCTTTATGGAGACTAAAATCTTTAATCAGATCTAATATGAGAAATCAATCATAATTAAAGGCCAAATAATTATATTTTTCTAATAAACCATCTTCAAATTAAATTAATATTGCTTAACCTCAACAATCAGTTTGTTGGGGTTTTTATATGTTTATTTGAAATTTTTTCCAGCAAATCATTTAATTTTTCGGTAAGACTTTCCGGCTCCAATATTTTGGCATAATCTGCAAAAGTGATCAGCCAACGTGGAAAACCATCGTTGATCCACTCGGTTTCAAAGGTTAGCTCCATTCCTTCATCTGTTTCTATTTCATCAATTAATCCGTAATATTTTTTTGAATTTACGAGATGATTCATAATTTTTTTCTCCACTAAAAGGCGAACCTTTATTTTATTTCCATTACCGTTTTTTCTGTAATCATTGATTTGCCCGTATTCCTGCAAAAATAGGTTCTGGGTTTTTGTAATCTGCAAAATCCTGTCGACCCGAAACTGCCTGAAATCATTCCTCAACGTGCAGAAAGCCATGATATACCAGTAATTAAACTCAAAGAAAACACCTACAGCTTCAATGGTTCTTGTTGAAATTTTAGAATCCATGGTTTTATATTCTATTGTCAGCTGCTTTTTTTCCGCAATGCTTTCCAGAATAATTGGGATGACATTTTTTATATCGTCTTCGGTTTTAGGATGATAATTAAAGACATCAATCTGTTTTTCGATATTTTCAATTAAATTTCTGTCTGAATATTTTAATACGGAACGAACCTTTTCCATGGCAGTTTGATAGTGATTTCCCAAACTTTGATGTAAAAATTTCTGCATTAATTTTTCAGCCGTAATAAAACTCAACACTTCTTCCTTCGTGAACATTACCGGCGGAAGTTTGTAGCCGTCCATTAACGAATATCCACTTCCTGCTTCACCGATGATAGGAATTCCGGCATTTTCCAGTGTTTTTACATCCCGGTAGATCGTCCTGATACTCACCTCAAATTTTTCAGCTAAATCCTGTGCTCTTACAATCGGTTTGGATTGCAATTGGGTGAGAATAGCGGTTACGCGGTCGAGTTTTTTGAGGTAGTGGTCGTTCATTTTTTGGGTTTGAGGGTTTGAGAGTTTTAGAGTTTTAGAGTTTTAGCAAAATATTTTCTATTTTCTATTTTCTATTTTCTATTTTCTAATTTTAATCAATTATCTTTAAAAGTATTCATCAGTTTATCAAGATTTAAGCTTCTTGCCGAGGCATCAAAAATTTCCCGGTAGGTTCCGTTGAGTTGTACCAATTCGCCATGAGTTCCGCTTTCCACGACGCGCCCTTTTTTCATCACATAAATTTTATCCGAATCCAAAATCTGCGACAAAGAATGGGAAATAATAATCACGGTTCTACCCTCTTTTATGGCATCCAAAGAGTTCTTAATCTGTTCAGTAGCAATAGCATCCAGGCTTGCTGTAGGTTCGTCAAGGAAAATAATCGGTGGATTTTTTAAGAATAATCTGGCAATGGCGATTCTTTGCTGTTGACCTCCGGAAAGTTGGGTGGCATCATGTCTATATCCATCCGGTAAGTCCAAAATCTGTTCGTGCAAATACGCTTTTTTCGCGGCTTCTTCAATTTCCTCAAAAGTCGCATTCATATTTCCGTAGCGGATATTATCTTCAATACTCCCCTGAAAAATGTGGTTTTTTTGGAGAACTAAACCAAGGTCTCCCCTCAAAGAGTTATTATCAAATTCATTTAAACTCACATGATCCAGTAAAATTTCCCCAGAATCTGGAAGATAAAATTTACATAGAAGATTGATCACCGTGGATTTTCCGGCACCACTCAAACCAACCAAAGCAGTAGTTTTTCCGTTCTCAATTTTCATGGAAACATCGTGTAGTGCCTGAGTTCCGTTGGGATAGGTGAAGTTTACATTTTTTAGTTCAAAATTTCCTTTGATGTTTTTCTCCACGAAAGTTCCGTTCGGTTCCATTTCGTTGTCGGCATTTAAAATATCAAAATATCCTTCTGCATAAATCATTGCATCATTCATATCGTCATAAATCCTGTGTAATTGACGAATAGGGGCCGAAACATTGTTGAAAAGCATGATATGAAGCATGATCGCACCGATTGTCATTTGCTGGTCCAGCACCAGATAAACCGTTAAAAGTATAATTAAAACAACCCCAAACTGTTCGATAAAAGTCTTTAATCCATCATAAATAAAATTCGTTTTCCGGGTGAACATCTGGCTTTCCATCAACTGCATCTGCAAATCGGATTGTTTTTTTCCTTCAAATTTTTCACGGATAAAACTTTTAATCACCATAATGGAATTAATTAAGTTTAAAAGTCCGGAAGTTTTCTGCTCACGCTGATTCCTCAGAGTTCTTCTTACTCCGCCCAGCTTTTTCGCCTGTAAAGAACTGATATAAAAGTAAATAGGAACAATAACCGTGGAAACAATTCCCACATAAACGTTCTGCATATACATGATAATCAATGCAATAAATGCATTTGAGAACAATGGTAACATATCAATAAAGAAATTCTGAACGAGTCTCGTTAAGCTTTCAATCCCTCGATCGATTCTGATCTGTAATTTTCCGGATTCATGGTTTTCATCATTAAAATAAGCAACTCTATACGTCAGAATCTTGTCAATTGCCGATTGTGCCAGAACGGAGCTTACATTAATCCTGATTTTTTCTCCATAAAATTTCTGCCCGAAATTGATGAAAATATTCAGTAATTCTTTTCCCAATAAAATAATTGTAATGACCACCAGAATATGAATTCCCTCAGACATTGGGTGCGGAAGACGGGTCAGGCTTGTAACCTCATCTACCGTGTATTTCAAGACCAGCGGGTTGACCTGTGCTGCAAGAGCTCCTAAAAATGTAAGAAATAGAGTTCCATAAATCATCAAGCGGTAAGGCCTGATAAATGGGACCAGTTGTTTATAAATTCCAAATAATGTGACTGTTCTGTTGAAAGGTTTTGCCATAGGAATTATTTTAACTAAAAAACGCACCGTTTTGCAAGAGAAAAGGTACGTTTTATTCTATTTTTCAGCAAATATTTGCTTTAATTTATGTTTATCCTTCGTAATGATAAGTCGTCAGATAATGCAGTTCAGGTTTACTTACTGCTTTAGATTCCGCTTCAGCCTGCTCCAATGAATACTGGGAATTGATTTCTTTTCTTTGGAATACAAAAGAATTATTGGCGTTTTTATCAACAACATCATTGAAAATATGCTCGATTTCAGAGTTTGCCAGTGATGCAAAACTAATATCCTCAAAACCGTGCATCAACCTTAAATCATCAAACTGATCAAAATTTTCATCTACAAAACCCTGAAACTGATTTTTTGAATCAAAGTTTCCGGCCCATATATTATAAGCGTATGTTTTCTTTTTTGGTTTGTCTAAAATACTCTGATAAACGAAGTTTTCACCCAAATAAGCTTCCCTTACCTGCGGATCGTTCGCCAGATCTTCCGGAAGTCCTTCTTTCAAAATCCTTCCTTCAAACATGATGTATGTTTTATTGGTAATCGCTAAAGTCTGCTGAACATTATGGTCGGTAATCAAAATCCCGATGTTTTTATCAACCAAACTTCTCACGATTTTCTGAATATCTTCAACGGCAATAGGGTCTACTCCGGCAAAAGGCTCATCTAAAAGGATAAAATTCGGGCTTGTAGCAAGGCAGCGGGCAATTTCCGTTCTTCGTCTTTCTCCTCCGGACAAAAGGTCTCCACGGTTTTTACGGACGTGCTGCAATGAGAATTCTTCAATCAGCTCATCACATTTGATCTGCTGTTCACGTTTAGAAAGCTTTGTCAGCTGTAAAACTCCCATAATATTCTCTTCCACAGAAAGCTTACGGAAAACAGAGGCTTCCTGAGCAAGATAACCGATTCCCTTTTGGGCTCGGCGATACATCGCATCAGTGGTGATTTCCTGCTTATCAAGGAAAATTTTTCCTGAAGTGGGCTTAACCAAACCTACAATCATATAAAACGAAGTGGTTTTTCCTGCCCCGTTCGGACCAAGC
This region includes:
- a CDS encoding DinB family protein — encoded protein: MTTTATITKKFMTSEQLLEHWQGHRNLTRRVIEMFPEKELFEFSVGGMRPFAKLAVELISIGGPALKGIVDKNMEGYNEEGFNPKTKEDLLKKWDEETEVINDYYAQISEERFQETFNLFGQYEFPVYQNILYFIDNEIHHRGQGYVYLRALGIEPPFFWERF
- a CDS encoding thiamine diphosphokinase, translated to MKDKALLFINGDAPKSFPNPENYGLIACTDGAFHYLKTLNFPLNKLDFISGDFDSHSGKDEDIYDEKFIYTPDQEKTDFHKALEIILEKDFTNVDVFGGSGGEQDHFLGNLTVAFGFKDKLNIKFYDEFSEYYFIPKSFTTKGVKNKMISLYPFPSVENITTKGLNWLLKNGSLSITSKLGTRNFAVEDEIAVEYEKGDLLIFVGRNYL
- a CDS encoding helix-turn-helix transcriptional regulator; protein product: MNDHYLKKLDRVTAILTQLQSKPIVRAQDLAEKFEVSIRTIYRDVKTLENAGIPIIGEAGSGYSLMDGYKLPPVMFTKEEVLSFITAEKLMQKFLHQSLGNHYQTAMEKVRSVLKYSDRNLIENIEKQIDVFNYHPKTEDDIKNVIPIILESIAEKKQLTIEYKTMDSKISTRTIEAVGVFFEFNYWYIMAFCTLRNDFRQFRVDRILQITKTQNLFLQEYGQINDYRKNGNGNKIKVRLLVEKKIMNHLVNSKKYYGLIDEIETDEGMELTFETEWINDGFPRWLITFADYAKILEPESLTEKLNDLLEKISNKHIKTPTN
- a CDS encoding ABC transporter ATP-binding protein gives rise to the protein MIYGTLFLTFLGALAAQVNPLVLKYTVDEVTSLTRLPHPMSEGIHILVVITIILLGKELLNIFINFGQKFYGEKIRINVSSVLAQSAIDKILTYRVAYFNDENHESGKLQIRIDRGIESLTRLVQNFFIDMLPLFSNAFIALIIMYMQNVYVGIVSTVIVPIYFYISSLQAKKLGGVRRTLRNQREQKTSGLLNLINSIMVIKSFIREKFEGKKQSDLQMQLMESQMFTRKTNFIYDGLKTFIEQFGVVLIILLTVYLVLDQQMTIGAIMLHIMLFNNVSAPIRQLHRIYDDMNDAMIYAEGYFDILNADNEMEPNGTFVEKNIKGNFELKNVNFTYPNGTQALHDVSMKIENGKTTALVGLSGAGKSTVINLLCKFYLPDSGEILLDHVSLNEFDNNSLRGDLGLVLQKNHIFQGSIEDNIRYGNMNATFEEIEEAAKKAYLHEQILDLPDGYRHDATQLSGGQQQRIAIARLFLKNPPIIFLDEPTASLDAIATEQIKNSLDAIKEGRTVIIISHSLSQILDSDKIYVMKKGRVVESGTHGELVQLNGTYREIFDASARSLNLDKLMNTFKDN
- a CDS encoding cob(I)yrinic acid a,c-diamide adenosyltransferase is translated as MKIYTKTGDKGQTALYGGTRVSKASARVDSYGNIDELNSFIGIAKSHIEDAEVLQQLKKIQFDLFTVGSEAATPVDKLMLANGKSRLTLMISDTEIEELENWMDTFEEKLEPLQYFILPGGGKSATFLHAARTICRRAERSLVFLNESEEVRPELIKYLNRLSDYLFVLARYVSKLNNEPEEYWNPNER